DNA sequence from the Thermodesulfobacteriota bacterium genome:
ACCCCGTCACCACCGTCCTGGTGGGAAGCCAAATTTCAGGGACCATCAAAGCCCTCTATGCCGATTTCAATTCCCTCGTCCGAGAGGGCCAGGTGATCGCCCAGATCGATCCCGCCATCTTCGAGGCCCAGGTGGAGCAGGGGAAGGCGAGCCTTCTGAATGCACAGGCCAACCTATTGAAAGCCCAGGCCAACCTCAAAAACGCAGAGGCCAATCTCAAGAAAGCCGAGGTGGCCGTCATCGATGCGAAGAGGACCCTGGACCGCAACCGGGAGCTCATCGAGAAGCGGGTGATCGCACAGGCCACCCTGGAAGCGGCCGAAACCCAGTACGAGACCGCCCTTGCCCAGAGGGAGGTGGCCAGGGCCCAGTTAGAGGCGGCCAGGGCCCAGGTCGAATCGAGCAAGGCCCAGGTCGAACAGGCCAGGGCCAGCCTCAAGGTCTCCGAGACCAACCTGAGATATACGACGATCCGCTCTCCTGTGAACGGCATCGTCATTTCGAGGAATGTCGATGTGGGCCAGACCGTGGCGGCAAGCCTCCAGGCCCCCACCCTATTTACGATCGCCAAGGATCTGACCCAGATGCAAGTGGATACGAACGTGAGCGAGGCCGACATCGGGAGGATCGCAAAGGGTCAGAGGGCGACCTTCACGGTCGACGCCTTTCCCGATCGGACCTTTCAGGGAAGGGTCTCGGAGATCCGGAATGCGCCCCAGACCATTCAGAACGTCGTCACCTATAATGTCGTGATTCAGGTGGAGAACAGGGATCTCCGATTGAAGCCCGGGATGACCGCCAATGTCTCCATCGAAATCGAACACAAAGAGAACATTCTGAAAGTTCCCAATGCGGCCCTGAGGTTCAGGCCGGAGTCTATCAAAAGGGAGAACCAATCGCATGGGGCCTCGGCCAAATCGGAATCGTCCCTCTCCCATTCAGGGAGGAGCCTCCTGGAACGGCTGACCAGGGAACTGGGCCTGACGGCAGAACAGCAATCCCGGGTGGAGATGGTCCTTCGCAGCGCCAAGGCCGAAATCCAGGAGATCAGGGAGAGATCCAGACCTGAGGAGGCCCAGGCTCATATCCGGGCCTTGATCCGGCAGAAGATCTGGGGGATTTTGACGGAGGAGCAGAGGGAACGCATGAAGGAGATGGGACGGTCTTCCGAAAAGGCACCGGCCCGACCGGGGAGGGTCTGGGTCCTCGGAAAGGATGGAAAACCCAGCCCGGTGGAGATCCTTGTCGGGATTACCGATGGGACCTTCAGCGAGGTGGTCAAGGGAGAGCTCGAGGAGGGGACCGAGGTCGTGGTGGAGGAGGTCGTGGCCAGAAAGCCGAAATCGGGCACACCCGTCCCTTCGATCAAAGGGCTTCGCTAAACCGAACCGATCACCGGCCTCGATCCCTTTTTAAATTTCGGGAGAAGAAAGTTTCGGGCAAATAATAATGATGGGACCGCTCATCCAGGTCAGGGATTTAGTCAAAGTCTACCATCTCGGCGAGGTGGAGGTGGAGGCCCTCCGGGGCGTTACCCTCTCGATCGAGAAGGGAGAGTTCGTGGCGGTGATGGGAGCCTCAGGGTCGGGCAAATCGACCTTCATGAACATCCTCGGACTGCTCGATCTGCCCACCCGGGGGGAATATCTCCTCGAAGGCCAGACCAGTTCAGATCTTTCGGGGGATGAGCTGGCCGAGACTCGGAATCGGAAGATCGGTTTCGTCTTTCAGG
Encoded proteins:
- a CDS encoding efflux RND transporter periplasmic adaptor subunit, which codes for MANRRRRKSIFVLAVALIVLGGWGGYQIWGRKEAGQKFRTMRVERGEIRSVVTATGTINPVTTVLVGSQISGTIKALYADFNSLVREGQVIAQIDPAIFEAQVEQGKASLLNAQANLLKAQANLKNAEANLKKAEVAVIDAKRTLDRNRELIEKRVIAQATLEAAETQYETALAQREVARAQLEAARAQVESSKAQVEQARASLKVSETNLRYTTIRSPVNGIVISRNVDVGQTVAASLQAPTLFTIAKDLTQMQVDTNVSEADIGRIAKGQRATFTVDAFPDRTFQGRVSEIRNAPQTIQNVVTYNVVIQVENRDLRLKPGMTANVSIEIEHKENILKVPNAALRFRPESIKRENQSHGASAKSESSLSHSGRSLLERLTRELGLTAEQQSRVEMVLRSAKAEIQEIRERSRPEEAQAHIRALIRQKIWGILTEEQRERMKEMGRSSEKAPARPGRVWVLGKDGKPSPVEILVGITDGTFSEVVKGELEEGTEVVVEEVVARKPKSGTPVPSIKGLR